From a single Crocosphaera sp. UHCC 0190 genomic region:
- a CDS encoding MBL fold metallo-hydrolase — protein MKRYKIKQWLILAMLTLITGVCLIGWQTQGMAQSSPSQPAVTLSTSQLTLAEVGTGIYALVADTDFPNDQPNAAVCNGGIIIGDDGVLVIDPFQTKGLGDLLLNTVKTLTDKPIRYVLNTHFHFDHTGGNSAAVAQGIPIIGRGPIRQFMLEKNLEYDPNPQLPSIIMNENGSIWLGNRQVILETAEGHTMGTDLLAYIPDAKVMFTGDILFNKRFPYITDGNIRQWQKTLITLKKDYNDVKFVPGHGPITDSRGLDSLKTYLDKLETLAMTWKEKKIPEEQAINSASKIPDAYKDYKFQALYGSNLKAAYQQITLGN, from the coding sequence ATGAAAAGATACAAAATCAAGCAATGGCTCATTTTGGCTATGCTAACCTTGATTACAGGTGTTTGTCTGATTGGATGGCAAACCCAAGGTATGGCTCAATCTTCTCCCTCTCAACCTGCTGTAACTCTATCCACTTCTCAATTAACCCTAGCAGAAGTGGGGACAGGAATTTATGCTTTAGTTGCTGATACAGATTTTCCTAATGATCAACCGAATGCAGCCGTGTGTAATGGAGGTATTATTATTGGAGATGATGGAGTTTTAGTAATTGATCCTTTTCAAACCAAAGGGTTAGGAGATTTACTTTTAAATACAGTTAAAACCCTTACAGATAAACCAATTCGCTATGTTCTAAATACTCACTTTCATTTTGATCATACAGGGGGGAATTCTGCGGCAGTTGCTCAAGGAATTCCCATTATTGGACGGGGGCCGATTCGTCAATTTATGTTAGAAAAAAATCTAGAATATGATCCTAATCCGCAACTACCAAGTATCATTATGAACGAAAATGGGTCAATTTGGTTAGGCAATCGCCAGGTAATTCTAGAAACGGCCGAAGGCCATACAATGGGAACAGATTTACTTGCTTATATTCCTGATGCTAAAGTAATGTTTACCGGAGATATTTTATTTAATAAAAGGTTTCCCTATATTACTGATGGCAATATTCGACAATGGCAAAAAACATTAATTACCTTAAAAAAGGATTATAATGATGTTAAATTCGTCCCTGGTCATGGGCCGATTACTGATAGTCGTGGATTAGATAGCCTTAAAACTTATCTAGACAAATTAGAAACCTTAGCAATGACTTGGAAGGAGAAGAAAATACCAGAAGAACAGGCGATTAATAGTGCTTCAAAAATTCCTGATGCTTACAAAGATTATAAATTTCAAGCCCTTTATGGGAGTAATTTGAAGGCCGCTTATCAACAAATTACTTTGGGAAATTAG